A single genomic interval of Bradyrhizobium japonicum USDA 6 harbors:
- a CDS encoding aspartate kinase, translating to MRNNPIIVQKYGGTCLETPAKIRAVASGLADLHRRGYRVVAIVSAIGKTTDELVKLAYQVSPHPNRRELDMLLTTGERISMSLMSMALSDLGTPAISFTGSQAGVMTDDSHSSARILDVRPIRVREELDRGRIVVLAGFQGVNPATKEITTLGRGGSDTTAVAMAAALKAECCQIIKEVDGVCSADPRIVANSKLLRQLDFTSLSEMCFWGAKVLHCRCVELAQSQNVPLVLKKLGGAEQTTQVMREVIGMESGKVLAVNSITRIEHVEIDSADLNQGFEKFARHLKQNGLSWPQLLASACAGGKTRIMMTSDSESLDALLRTLEKSKDLRQQREALSSVSLTCFGGVSSDLPFKAIQVLQHHGIVADKCVLSPHSVNLIIPAENREAAIKALHSLI from the coding sequence ATGCGGAACAATCCCATCATTGTGCAAAAATACGGCGGCACCTGTCTTGAAACGCCGGCAAAAATCCGCGCGGTCGCGAGCGGTCTCGCCGACCTGCACAGGCGTGGTTATCGGGTCGTAGCGATCGTTTCAGCGATCGGCAAGACCACCGACGAACTTGTCAAGCTGGCCTATCAAGTAAGCCCGCATCCCAATCGCCGTGAGCTTGATATGTTGCTAACCACCGGTGAGCGCATCAGCATGTCTTTAATGAGCATGGCGCTGTCCGATCTCGGCACACCGGCGATCAGTTTCACCGGAAGTCAAGCCGGAGTGATGACCGACGACTCGCACTCTTCCGCGCGCATTTTAGATGTGCGGCCGATTCGCGTGCGCGAGGAGCTCGACCGCGGACGCATCGTGGTTTTGGCCGGCTTTCAAGGCGTGAATCCGGCAACTAAAGAAATCACCACGCTGGGCCGAGGCGGCAGCGACACCACTGCGGTCGCCATGGCAGCTGCGCTAAAAGCCGAATGTTGTCAGATCATCAAAGAGGTCGACGGAGTTTGCTCGGCCGATCCGCGCATCGTGGCGAATTCAAAACTCTTGCGTCAGCTGGATTTTACTTCGCTGTCGGAGATGTGTTTTTGGGGCGCCAAGGTCTTGCATTGTCGCTGCGTGGAGCTGGCACAAAGCCAAAACGTTCCCTTGGTTCTGAAGAAACTGGGCGGCGCCGAACAAACCACGCAAGTGATGAGAGAGGTTATTGGGATGGAAAGCGGAAAGGTTTTGGCCGTCAACTCAATAACTCGCATTGAGCATGTGGAGATCGATTCCGCGGATCTCAATCAGGGCTTCGAGAAATTCGCGCGGCATCTTAAACAAAACGGCTTATCCTGGCCGCAGCTCCTCGCGTCGGCTTGCGCCGGCGGAAAAACCCGCATCATGATGACTTCCGATTCGGAGTCGCTCGACGCGTTGCTGCGCACGCTGGAGAAGAGCAAAGACTTGCGCCAACAGCGTGAGGCCTTGAGTTCGGTGAGCCTCACTTGCTTTGGCGGCGTTTCTTCAGACTTGCCGTTTAAGGCGATTCAGGTTCTGCAACATCACGGGATTGTCGCCGACAAATGCGTTTTGTCACCGCATTCTGTGAATCTGATCATTCCTGCGGAGAACCGCGAGGCAGCGATCAAGGCTTTGCATTCGCTGATCTAA
- a CDS encoding phasin family protein, whose translation MSQEYLQMVRQQFEKHIDPLNRLWTCRTPQDFAAVQSDMVRETVETALESSRRIADLSLKMVDDIGKKIKQTMDQIPR comes from the coding sequence ATGTCCCAAGAGTACCTCCAGATGGTTCGGCAACAATTTGAGAAGCACATCGACCCCTTGAACAGGTTGTGGACGTGCCGAACTCCACAGGACTTTGCAGCGGTGCAGAGTGACATGGTGCGGGAGACCGTGGAGACCGCTCTGGAAAGCAGCCGTCGTATCGCCGACTTGTCGCTCAAAATGGTCGACGATATCGGGAAGAAAATTAAACAAACTATGGATCAGATCCCACGCTAA
- a CDS encoding glycosyltransferase family 2 protein: MSGTSSWQLRDGEQIIVCNRGLVGHRHFLIGITRVRNEALILRDALDYVGKHVDAIIAYDDASTDRTLEILGGHPKVALIVTNRSWEADIEARRIAERRHRGILLQTAREQLQFDWTFCFDPDERVTGDLRGYVERTHSSVYDGVRVQLFDAYMTRGDDAPYRADCELLHFRRFFGPEQRDILMLWRNRSGVAFANGREPVGVERVATSLYCQHYGKSLSVEHWEETCDYYMRHFPFDTYGRKWRDRKGRAIHTQSDFMRPLYEWGDTLFANAVKM, encoded by the coding sequence ATGTCGGGCACGAGCAGTTGGCAGCTCCGCGACGGTGAGCAAATCATTGTTTGCAACAGAGGCCTCGTCGGTCATCGGCACTTTTTGATCGGAATCACCCGCGTTCGCAATGAAGCACTTATTCTCCGAGATGCACTGGACTACGTCGGGAAGCACGTGGATGCGATAATCGCCTATGATGACGCGAGTACGGATCGAACGCTGGAGATTCTTGGCGGGCACCCGAAAGTCGCTCTAATTGTGACAAATCGGTCGTGGGAAGCGGACATCGAGGCGCGCCGGATTGCCGAGCGTCGACATCGCGGAATTTTGCTGCAGACCGCGCGCGAACAATTGCAGTTCGACTGGACCTTTTGCTTCGATCCGGATGAGCGTGTTACCGGAGATCTGCGCGGATACGTCGAACGAACTCATTCCAGCGTCTATGACGGCGTGCGGGTTCAGCTGTTTGACGCCTATATGACTCGTGGCGATGACGCGCCCTATCGTGCCGATTGCGAACTACTGCACTTTCGTCGTTTCTTCGGCCCGGAACAGCGGGATATTCTGATGTTGTGGCGAAACCGGTCGGGGGTCGCCTTCGCGAATGGGCGAGAGCCGGTCGGTGTAGAACGCGTGGCGACCAGTCTGTATTGCCAACACTATGGCAAGTCATTGTCGGTCGAACATTGGGAGGAGACTTGCGACTACTACATGCGACACTTTCCGTTCGATACCTACGGACGAAAATGGCGGGATCGCAAAGGTCGAGCAATCCACACTCAATCTGACTTCATGCGTCCCTTGTACGAGTGGGGTGACACGCTATTCGCGAACGCGGTCAAGATGTGA